The Stegostoma tigrinum isolate sSteTig4 chromosome 18, sSteTig4.hap1, whole genome shotgun sequence sequence CCactatggtagaatttgaattccataaaaatatctggaattaagaatctaatgatgactgtgaatcaattgccacttgtcaggaataacctatctggttcactaatatctgtttttagggaaggagactgccatccttaacccattctggcctacacgtgactccaggcccacagcagtgtggttgactcctaactgccctctgggcaattagggatgggcaataaatgctgcctggtcggcgatgccctcatcccttttAATACAGAAAAGGGGAAAGAGATCGTTCTCTCGCACCGTCTCTCCAGACTTAGCTTCAGCATACCTCACCCAACAGCTTAACTTTCAGATTCTTTTTAATGTATTAACTTTAAATTCCTTAGCTGccaaagtggaatttgaactccttACCCCCTCAATTGCTGGCTCATTAGCTGCTGTGGTATTGgtccctgttcctctgatcttGACTCAGTTAATAAGGACTCGTGAATGGGGCGTGTTCAAATACAAATTCTGCATTAAATACCATCTCGATAATCAGGAGCTTTGCAGAGACTAGGCTTGGAGGCAGGAAAtgatgggattttttttaataaggCACCATTTTGGCCTGCTCTGGGGTTTTGCACCTACTTCTGGGATCTGGCTGTTAGGGAGGACACGAGAGGGTGCGGTAGAGGTTTACCAGACCAGGAGTCAGGAGGTTCCACTCATTGAGAGAAGCTGGGGCTGTCCTCTTTAGACAAGgcaaggctgagaggagatctgctTAATATCTTCACAATCTGCTTTGGCCAAGATGAATAAGGTGAAAGTATTCGCCCTTGTGAAAATACTAAAAGCATGACAGCACAGGAATAAAAGTATTTAGTAAACGATGGAAAAAATGGACATGAAGGGAAATGTTTCCATGCAGTGAGTGGTTAGCATTTGGGGCTCATGGCCAGGAGAGTATGGCGGGGCCAGGGGCTATTGAGGCTTTTATAGGAATGTTGGActggaggaggctattcagtctaTCTTATCAGCTCCTTATGTGGAAACTCTGTACCATGGGTTGTAGGCTTGCCgattggggcgggggggggggggtgcagtgcgCGCGGAAACGTCTTGACTATATCTGCCCTGTGGATCCCTTTTTAAAAAGCACTTTGCAGATGTCGCACAGATCTCCTGTCATTCTTCAAAAGTCTGGAGAATACAGACCCAGTTTGCCCCAGATCGTTTCATTGTTAATTCAAATGAGAATTATGTgttaatttgaaaaggaaaaagatGCAGGGTGAGTGAGAAGGTGAGACGGTGGCACTGAGTGAGCAGTTTGTAAAGAGCCGGTGCCGACAcagtgggctgaacggcctacccACGCACTCTGATGCAGCAcacggaggccattcagcccactgcgtgcgtgtgcgtgtgtgtgcgtgctgtgAGCCCAGGATGTTGGTCCTCCCTCCACCTCTGCACCTTGCTGACCATGTGCCTGGGAGGTGATTGCCCCCtgctgactgtgtgtgtctgtgcatttccCCAGGTGATATGATGACCCTGCTGATGAAAAAAGACACGCTGTCTGAGGAAGAGGCTCAGTTCTACATTGCAGAGACTGTCTTGGCCATTGACTGCATTCATCAGTTGGGTTTCATTCACCGCGACATTAAGCCAGATAATCTCCTGTTAGATAGCAGGGTAAGTTTCCTCTCTCCCAAGTGAAGGCTCGGCTTTGTAAACTGACCTTCCTGCAAATTTGTAAAGCTAATGGTAAGTACCTGCACTGACTGGTTGGGCAGAATGCCTCCTGTGCTTGAagattttattttgctgttattaCATCTGTGCAAAGTGCCTTTACCAAGCCGCTGATGCACTCTGTAGAAAATGCAGCACCAATATCTGTTTGActgaacagtacaggcctttactcctcacacaaacactctcagtcCCTGTTACCTCATGTCACCTTGTCAGCATTGCTGTATTATCGTATTGATATGCACCAATCGTGTGTGTCCAAAGGGGATATGGGAATCCTCGTTGAGGATGCAgggctaacatgcaggttcatttggcagttagcgAGGCAAATgtaatattagcattcatttttgAGAGGGATAGGATACGAGAGcggggatgtactgctgagaccacatttggaaataTTATGAGTGGTTTCAAGCCTCATATCGAAGgcaggatgtgctggcattggaggggatccagagggggtttacaggaatgatctctgggataaagggcttgtcacgtgaggagtggttgaggactctgtgtctgtgctcgaaggagtttataagaatgagtggggggtcctgattgaaacttgcagaatatggagaggcctggatagagtggacgtggagagatgagggcacagcctcagggtgaagggataacccttttggaactgtgatgaggaggaatgtttttACTCGGAGGGTGAAGACTCTGTgggactcattgctgcagaggccAAGCCGTACTTAAGACCGagagaggttcttgattggtaaggcgGCCTCGAGGGTGATGGGGGCGAACGTAGCAggatggtgttgagaaacatatccgccatgatttgaatggtggagcattgTGTATTTCTGTATCTGGCTATTGCTGGCTTCCTCTGCACAGAAGGTTTGTGAGTAAAACGTGTGGCTGAGGTAATCATTTAGTTTTAGTTCAATACTGTATGGCTGAGATATCTCTAACGTGTTTTCAATTGTGGTGAGAGGTGATTTGTTCTTGTGACAGTTCAGTGCCGCAAAGGCTCTGTGACACTGATATCTGTTTGGTGTTTTTTGATTGATAGGGTCATGTGAAACTGTCTGATTTTGGCCTGTGCACAGGATTAAAGAAAGCTCACAGGACAGAGTTCTACCGAAATCTGACCTGCAGTCCTCCCAGTGATTTCAGTAAGTTGCTCTGTGAGTGAAGTATTGGGTTACGCTACTGGGGACTCCCAAACCCAGGGAAGAGAGAGTTAAATTTTTTGATTGCATTTATTTTCCTCACCAGCGTTTCAGAATATGAACTCCAAACGAAAAGCTGAAACGTGGAAGAAGAACAGGCGGCAATTGGTGAGATTTATCTTGTTCCTTCATCGTCTTTTAATTGTTTTGATAGTTGTGCTGTTGAAGCATTCTGTCATGCCTTCCCCTTTTGCTTGCTGAATATCAGTGGGTCGCCTGTGAATTGGAAAGTTAAGGCTTCAAGCCCCATGTGTAAATTGAGACCTAAGCAGATAATCTGCGTTTGCTCACTTTTCGATGTGACGCAGGAGATTCCACAGAGGTCCCAGCTGCTTCCTCAGATGGATGCACAAGATCCTGTGGTCACTGTTTTGAAGAACCTTTTCTGGTtccagccaatatttatccctcggTTTTTGACTTTGCCGAAACAACAGATTATCTGGCCGTCgtctcattgctgtttgcaggAGCTGGAACTAAGTAAATTGTCTGTTGCTTTCCCTGTGTTACAAAAAAGAGCTTTGCTGGCTTCAGTGGGATGTTGTGACCCTCTGCTACCGAAATGCAAGTTTTTGTTAGTCACTGAAAGTGAGTGGTTAGTTTGATGCCAGGGAAATGCAGGATACACAGTCGCTgacctcttttttttcccccccattcTCTGGGAATCTCATGTGATCGGAAACAGAATGTGAGCTTGAAGCCTGTCGTACCTGCTCTCACCTGGTGGGGGGGTTGGGTTTTGGATCGatcttattttatttttcttgagtGTTTTCATTTGAAGTTCTGCTTTTTCAGGCTTACTCCACAGTTGGCACTCCTGATTACATTGCCCCAGAGGTGTTCATGCAGAATGGATACAACAAGCTGTGTGATTGGTGGTCTCTGGGAGTCATCATGTATGAGATGCTGATAGGTATGTCCGGGACCAATTGCAAAGTTCTGGGGTTAGAGATTGTGTTTTTCTGACAGGAATTACTGCCGTGAAACCCCACTGCCTGAAACTCTGGTTGGGATAGAAAATGCCACTGATAAATGCTGTAGGCTGGATTATGGTGCAGacggaggccattcagccgaagATGCCTGCATTGCTATATCACCTAATAACAATCTCctaccacttccctgcacaccatttcgaTCCAAATAATTGTTTGTGACACCCTGAAAATATGAGTGGTGCCATATAAATACTAAAACTTTTTATTGCAAAAATGTCAGGTATTGTAATCAAAGAATTATTTTGATaccagaggaggccattctgcccatccatGCCTGTactagctcttcaaatgagcatccaTTACCTAATGCCAATCCCATTTCTTTTCACATAATTCTCCCATGCCCCCaccgagcctgctccaccacatTTTCCAGGCTGTATGTTCCTGATCCTAACTACCCGTTGGGCAAAAAagccctcttctcccccccccctccccctccctctgatttttttttttaatccccTGTGTTGTGAAGAGTGAAATTTAATCTCACTAAGAATATGGAGTAGAACACTAGCCTAAATTTGACCATATAAAGCATTCTTAATTCTGGTAAAACCCAGAGGATTCTCGGAAACTGTTCAGgcaagaaaatctgccatcctcacctaatGTGGCCTACATGTCAACTACATTGTCTGGAGTCACTCTtcgggatgggcagtaaatgctggcctaaccagtgaggACAATGCCCCATGAACGTATCTTTtttaaattaagttttttttaatgcatagAATTCTGCcattttctaaactccaagaTTTATGAGGATTTTTACATGAGGTAGTTCAGTTGGTCTTTGAACAAGACACTAAGTTGCTTTCTGTGGGCTACCTGAGGTGTCCCCCCTCAAGCACTGACCTCATCTCCTCCTCTTTTTGTTAGTGGAGAGGGTGTGAAATGGGTAGAACAGgtttattgggctgaatggtcttgcATTCGCTGAGTCAGACTAGAACTCTGGCCTGCAGCACCATGCCCACTCTCCCATCTCAATCCCACCCAGCCCCTCTGTTACCGCAATCTGTGTTTTTTAAAAGTGATTCTTTACTTTTAAGGTCTTGGCTTTGAAAATGCTTAAGGTCATGAGTGTATCCTGCAAAGTCTTTAAAAtcactttagtttttttttatgtaAAATTGAGACTGATTAATCTAATGCTGGATGTGATGTTTTTCAGGATACCCTCCGTTCTGCTCTGAAACCCCCCAGGAAACATATCGCAAAGTGATGAACTGGAAGGAAACTTTGGTATTCCCTCCGGAAGTTCCCATTTCTGAGCGATCAAAGAGCCTAATTCTCAGGTACTCCCCTTTCTGCTAGTGAATAACACACCCACTGATTCAGCTCTCCTTGGTAAGAGCAGAAacagcagggggtggggggggggggggggtgaagaccAGTTTCCAGCAGCTGCTGGGGCCTCTGTGCGTTACTTGTCAGTGGGAGACAGGCTCTCTGAGACAGTTATTGAATAGAAGGCAGCATGTGACAGGGCTACCATCAGTTGATGCAGTAAACTGAATGGCGGCCACCTGTGGCAATGGAATTTATGTGTAATCACGTCATTTTATGTTACTGTTTCTCATTCACTCTTTTTGACAAACTCTAGTGTATTGATTGCAGGTTTCTGTAAAGAGACATGTGGTATTgggcagggatagtaggaacttcagatgctggagaatctaagataacactgtgtgaagctggatgaacacagtaggccaagcggcatcagaggagctgacatttcaggcagagacccttcatcaattttctgaagaagggtctaggcccgaaacgtcagctttcctgctcctctgatgttgcttagcctgctgtgttcgtccagcttcacagtgcttggcagttggaatataatgtagAATAATATAAACATGTTGactttttggcaggaagaacagaaaaacggcaaattatttaaatagagagagttTGTAGAATTCagtggtacagagggatctgggtctcctggtatatgaatcacaaagtttaaaatttaaagttaAATTTTTTTTGGAGATTTTTAATCTGTATAATTTTCTTTTATGTTCATTGACTCATGGCATGTGAGCACATCAGGCTGGTTAACATctattgcccttgggaaggtggggatgagctgccgccttgaactgttgcaatccatatgctataggtagacccacaaagccctgagggagggaattcccagatTCTGAACGGGCAATgctgaaggaacggcaatgtatttccaagttaggatggtgagtggctgggaggggaaattacagggggttgtgttcccatgtatctgctgcccttgtccttctatatggaagtggttgtgtgtttggaaggtgctgtctaaagagtcTTTTTAAGGTTTTGAAACTAGaccctttttgtttttaaaaagaaacattcacCTCTcggatgtaggcatcgctggctgggctagtatttcttgccctgtccctagttgccccttgagaaggtcggGGTGAGCTGTCTTCATGAACCACTctgcccatgtgctgtgggtttaCCCATGAtggcccttagggagggaattccaggattctgacccagtgacgctGAAAGGAGTACGTGACTGAAATCTCTCAACTTGCTAAATCAGCAATTAGTAATTTACTATTGGAACCCTTTTTGCTTTAACAACTGCATTTACGTTGTCGGTTTGGTGAATTCCTGTAGGACAGAACAAATCCCTTTCTGCGTTCTTTCAGATTTCTCACTGACTCTTTGCTGCACCCGTTCTGAATAAAATCAATTTGACGTCATTTAATCCAAAActtcttttttctctctgttcatctcgtgatttttttttttaaagcgAAAGGGGAAATTGGAACTTTAGACAAAAAGTTTTGATGGCACAGAATGCTTTCCTCTGGGGATTGGGGATGTTGTAAGTCTAGCACCAGAGAATAGAAGCTTCCAGGAAGGACCAGCCTGTCCATGACAACATTGAGGGAGCTTCTTCCCACAGAGGCGAGGGAGAAATGTGGAACCCCCACCCACCATCCAATAAGGGGATCAGTTTGATATTCACAAGCTGGGATTCGTTCCTTTATGGCGTGGCCACCAGAGCGCAGGAGGATGAATGTGGTACAGATTCTGATCAGTAAGGTGACTGAATGACagaagggcggcacagtggcccagtggttagcaccgctgccccACAGCTCCAGGGGACCCGGGTTTGTTTCCACCCTGAGCAAACTGTGCAAGCTGCGCACAAatattctccgtgtctgcgtgggtttcctccgggtgctctggtttcctcccacagtccacagctGTGCAGGTCGGGGCGGAACGGCCGtggaaaattgcccgtagtgcccagggatgtgcaggttaggtggtttagtgatgggaagtgcaaggttacagggatcggATAGGCAGGttggtctgggtgcgatgctctgagagttggcacttgctgggctgaatggcctgctcccattctgtagggattctgtgaaagaGGTTTGATGGGCTGTTCTAATGACACTGAGGAAGGACAAAGGGAATTTCACCCATGATTGAAATAATCTGTGCTGTCAGTGTATCTCTCCCTCGTTTTTTTGGATAAAAGTGGCCCTGTGGTTTTTAAACAGTAACAGGTTGAAGGGTTACAGTCAgtgggcaggaatgtggaatgGAGGTCGAGATGAGATCAGATGATGTATGAAATGGTGGGGcagggttgaggggctgaatggcctgctcctgttcctagttctgtTTATGGACTGACTCTCCTGGTGCTGTACGTTTTCAGATTTTGCTGTGCAGCAGATAATCGGATTGGAGCTGGAGGGGTGGAAGAAATTAAAAGTCACCCATTTTTCGAGGGGGTAGACTGGGAACACACCAGGTAAGTGAagcagggagggaggtgggggaatGGGTGCCGATGGGGCGCCTCACCCTCTGGACCTGTTGAGACCAGTGTAATGTGGAGGAGAGGGGGTTTGGGTGAGGGGTGGCCTATTTGTTTTTACGAGTTGTGCCCTTCACCTAATTCCAGTTTCACCATCACCCGAATTGTGGAAATGATCACTGTGTGCCAGCCTTGGCTCAGTGGATGGCATGCTCTCCCCTGACCGAAGAAGGTTCTGCGTTCAAATCTCACTCCAAGCTGGACTGTCAAGGCCATCTGTTTACTACTGTACCGAGAGCCCCACTGTCTGAGGTACTGTCTGTTAAAGTAGGCACCAAACAGatgcctcctctctctcccctccacccccccaccaccaaaagCTGTTCCAAGATGTTTCCAGcacacaaggaggccattcagcctttgtaTCTATACTGGGCAAACACAGACCTGACAATACCAGTCCAGTTTCCAGCTGGTGGCCTGTAACCCTGAAGACTATGACAGTGccagtgaatatctaaatactgcatGAATACTTTCAGTTTCTGACTTGATCAACCCTTTttcttttcaggcagtgagtacCTGACTCCTTTCACCCACCGAGTGAAAACATTTCACGTCTCCTCTTGGCCTTCTGCCTGTGACCTACAGTTTGTGCCCTTCGTTACTGACCCCTTTCCAAATAGAGGGAGAAAGGGCCTTTCTATCTATATCTGTCATACTCCTGTATGTCTCGATCAGGCCTCCTCTCCGCCTCCGCTGTTGCAAAGTGCAGGCTTGTTCCCATCAGTGGTGCTTTGTCATTCCCTTTCCCTCTGTATAGTGGGGTGAGAATGGGAATCCAACTCTTGTTGGCATTTATACACAGCCATTGAGGCACCGGCTGTAGTGGGCACTGACAGAATCACCGTAaattgggccattcggcccatcgagtctgctccatcattcaatcatggctgataagctcctcaaccccattctcccgctttcttcCCGTAACCCTCGGATAACCGAGAACCTGTCTATCTCGGTCGTAAATGTCCTCAATGAcccggcccccacagccttctgtggcagtgaattccatagattcacctctctctggctgaagtagtttctccttttatctctgttctaaaacagCTTGatggaggtatacaaaatgattacaggtatagatagaatggac is a genomic window containing:
- the LOC125461130 gene encoding serine/threonine-protein kinase 38-like isoform X2, producing MEQEGLADEDKQMRRTQHAQKETEFLRLKRTRLGLDDFESLKVIGRGAFGEVRLVQKKDTGHIYAMKILRKSDMLEKEQVAHIRAERDILVEADGAWVVKMFYSFQDKRNLYLIMEFLPGGDMMTLLMKKDTLSEEEAQFYIAETVLAIDCIHQLGFIHRDIKPDNLLLDSRGHVKLSDFGLCTGLKKAHRTEFYRNLTCSPPSDFTFQNMNSKRKAETWKKNRRQLAYSTVGTPDYIAPEVFMQNGYNKLCDWWSLGVIMYEMLIGYPPFCSETPQETYRKVMNWKETLVFPPEVPISERSKSLILRFCCAADNRIGAGGVEEIKSHPFFEGVDWEHTRERPAAIPINIRSIDDTSNFDEFPESDILQPAPNMTDTDYKSKDWVFINYTYKRFEGLTARGTIPYYMKVGKS